Proteins encoded in a region of the uncultured Flavobacterium sp. genome:
- a CDS encoding aspartate aminotransferase family protein — translation MNPDFIKYQAQTSPYPLGMEVSHAIGSYIYDTNDKKYLDFVAGVSACTLGHQHPRVNQAIKDQLDKYSHVMVYGEYSQSPAVQYCKLMASLLPESLSKTYLVNSGTEAIEGALKLAKRATGRSQLISCHNAYHGNTMGSMSVMGFEERKQAFRPLLPDVDFITFNNEADLEKITTRTAAILLETIQGGAGFIQPQDNYLQKVRKRCDEVGAMMIVDEIQPGFGRTGKLFGFQNYDVIPDIVVMGKGMGGGMPVGAFTASAEKMDLLTENPKLGHITTFGGHPVIASACLATLQELTETNLIQETLEKEKLFRSLLVHPLIKEVRGKGLMLAAMTETAEITNEVILNCQDKGLILFWLLFEGCAIRITPPLTISNEEIKEGCAIILNVMDEIMKQKA, via the coding sequence ATGAATCCAGATTTTATAAAATACCAGGCACAAACTTCTCCTTATCCTTTAGGAATGGAAGTTTCACATGCCATTGGATCTTACATATATGATACAAACGATAAAAAATATTTAGATTTCGTAGCAGGCGTCTCAGCCTGTACGCTTGGGCATCAGCATCCGAGAGTAAATCAGGCGATTAAAGACCAATTAGACAAATATTCGCATGTGATGGTTTATGGCGAATATTCGCAAAGTCCTGCCGTTCAATATTGCAAATTAATGGCCTCACTCCTACCGGAATCTCTAAGCAAAACTTATCTAGTCAATTCAGGTACAGAAGCTATCGAAGGCGCACTGAAATTAGCAAAAAGAGCAACAGGCAGAAGTCAGCTTATTTCATGTCATAACGCCTATCACGGTAACACAATGGGTTCAATGAGTGTTATGGGATTCGAGGAACGCAAACAAGCCTTTCGCCCACTGCTTCCGGATGTTGACTTTATCACTTTTAATAACGAAGCCGATTTAGAAAAAATAACCACCAGAACAGCTGCAATACTTTTAGAAACTATTCAGGGAGGTGCCGGATTTATTCAGCCTCAGGACAACTATTTACAAAAAGTCAGAAAACGCTGCGACGAAGTTGGAGCGATGATGATTGTCGACGAAATTCAACCCGGATTTGGTCGAACCGGAAAACTTTTTGGATTCCAAAACTACGATGTCATTCCGGATATTGTCGTTATGGGAAAAGGAATGGGTGGCGGAATGCCAGTTGGAGCCTTTACAGCTTCGGCAGAAAAAATGGATCTTTTGACAGAAAATCCCAAGTTAGGACACATTACCACTTTTGGAGGTCACCCTGTCATTGCGTCAGCATGTCTGGCTACTTTGCAGGAATTAACTGAAACTAACCTAATACAAGAAACTTTAGAGAAGGAAAAACTCTTCAGATCGCTTTTGGTACATCCTTTGATAAAGGAAGTTAGAGGAAAAGGATTAATGCTCGCAGCAATGACTGAAACAGCCGAAATAACCAACGAAGTTATTTTAAACTGTCAAGACAAAGGGCTCATTTTATTCTGGTTGCTATTCGAAGGATGCGCCATTAGAATAACACCACCATTAACCATTTCTAATGAAGAAATAAAAGAAGGTTGTGCCATAATCTTAAACGTTATGGATGAAATCATGAAGCAAAAAGCATAA
- the aroE gene encoding shikimate dehydrogenase (AroE; catalyzes the conversion of shikimate to 3-dehydroshikimate): MIDILRRRFGLLGRNISYSFSKGYFTEKFSDEVFAGNTYENFDISEINNFTELVKDNPDLKGLNVTIPYKEQVIPFLDKLSRKAALIGAVNTIKFTKNGKLKGYNTDYYGFKKSLEPLLEPHHKKALILGTGGASKGVAFALDELNIPYTLVSREAKENIIDYNLINATTFDNFQIIINCTPVGTSPNIKACPDLPYEFFTEKHIAYDLIYNPAETQFLKNAKEKGATIKNGYDMLIFQAEKAWKIWNK, encoded by the coding sequence ATGATTGATATTTTAAGAAGACGTTTTGGCTTGTTGGGCCGTAATATTAGTTACTCTTTTTCGAAAGGATATTTTACAGAAAAATTTAGCGATGAAGTTTTTGCCGGTAACACCTACGAAAATTTCGATATCTCTGAAATTAATAATTTCACTGAATTAGTAAAAGACAATCCAGATCTAAAAGGCTTAAATGTTACAATACCTTACAAAGAGCAAGTCATCCCTTTTTTAGATAAACTTTCAAGAAAAGCAGCCTTAATTGGTGCTGTAAACACAATTAAATTTACCAAAAACGGAAAATTAAAAGGTTACAACACCGATTATTATGGCTTCAAAAAATCATTAGAACCATTATTAGAACCGCATCACAAAAAGGCTTTGATTCTGGGTACCGGCGGAGCATCAAAAGGCGTTGCATTTGCACTTGACGAACTTAATATTCCGTACACTTTGGTTTCGAGAGAAGCTAAAGAAAATATTATTGATTACAACTTAATAAACGCCACTACTTTTGATAATTTTCAGATTATAATCAATTGTACTCCCGTGGGTACAAGTCCAAATATTAAGGCTTGTCCAGATCTTCCATACGAGTTTTTTACTGAGAAACATATTGCGTATGATTTAATTTATAATCCGGCTGAAACTCAATTTTTAAAAAACGCCAAAGAAAAAGGTGCGACGATAAAAAATGGTTATGATATGCTTATTTTTCAAGCAGAAAAAGCCTGGAAAATCTGGAATAAATAA
- a CDS encoding tetratricopeptide repeat protein: MQLSNEEEDYNLSLSKFESMLKTNKVLFFDSEEFEEIILHYLDIGKANLAKKALKLALDQHPKSTGLKLVQVEMLVYDDKLEIAEKLLNELYAIEPNNEEIYIQKANICSKRDQHEKAVELLKIALQYTDDYADVYNLIGMEYLFMDNLEMAKDSFIKCLEEDLEDQSALYNVVYCFEFLDQNQEAILYLNDYINKNPYSEIAWHQLGRLHYGVKEYKNAIRAFDYATLIDDEFLGAFMEKAKAYERLKQYDEAIESYNRTIELDDATSYALLRIGKCYEKLGNSAKALQYYNQTVHEDPLLDKGWIAITDFYVRQKNFQKALFFVNKALAIDNQNRLYWKRYAMINKQMNFFEEAEFGYRKAVEFGDYALDTWLFWTDILQFLGEFESAIQTLLQATEYFPEENEIEYRLAGLYFMIQDTTKAKFHLSNGLRLNFDNYILIEDLFPVVWSKKTVKNYIEKHRKQ, encoded by the coding sequence ATGCAATTAAGCAACGAAGAAGAAGATTATAACCTATCCCTATCCAAATTTGAGTCAATGTTAAAAACTAACAAAGTACTCTTTTTTGATTCTGAAGAATTTGAAGAAATTATTCTTCATTATTTAGATATAGGTAAGGCTAATTTAGCAAAAAAGGCCTTGAAACTTGCATTAGACCAACACCCAAAATCTACAGGCTTAAAATTAGTACAAGTAGAAATGCTGGTTTACGACGACAAACTAGAAATCGCCGAGAAACTCCTGAATGAGTTGTATGCAATTGAACCTAACAACGAGGAAATTTACATCCAGAAAGCCAATATTTGTTCTAAGAGAGATCAACACGAAAAAGCAGTAGAATTACTTAAAATCGCCCTGCAATATACAGACGATTATGCTGACGTGTACAACTTGATTGGAATGGAATATCTTTTCATGGATAACCTTGAGATGGCAAAAGACAGTTTTATCAAATGTCTTGAAGAAGACTTAGAAGATCAATCTGCCTTATATAATGTGGTTTATTGTTTTGAATTTTTAGATCAAAATCAGGAAGCCATTCTATATCTTAACGATTATATCAATAAAAACCCATATAGCGAAATTGCCTGGCACCAGCTTGGGCGTTTGCATTATGGTGTAAAAGAATACAAAAATGCCATTCGTGCTTTTGACTATGCGACCCTTATAGACGATGAGTTTTTAGGAGCATTCATGGAAAAAGCAAAAGCTTATGAACGTCTTAAACAATACGACGAAGCTATCGAAAGCTACAACCGTACAATCGAATTAGACGACGCAACTTCTTATGCATTATTACGCATCGGAAAATGCTACGAAAAGCTTGGCAATTCGGCGAAAGCCTTACAATATTACAATCAAACCGTACACGAAGATCCGCTTTTAGACAAAGGCTGGATTGCGATAACTGATTTTTACGTTCGCCAGAAAAACTTCCAAAAAGCGTTATTCTTTGTCAATAAAGCGTTAGCAATCGACAATCAAAATCGTTTGTACTGGAAACGTTATGCGATGATCAATAAACAAATGAACTTCTTTGAAGAAGCTGAATTTGGATATAGAAAAGCAGTAGAATTTGGAGATTATGCTTTAGACACCTGGTTATTCTGGACCGATATTCTTCAGTTTTTAGGCGAATTCGAAAGTGCAATTCAAACTTTGTTGCAAGCTACAGAATATTTTCCGGAAGAAAACGAAATCGAATATCGTTTGGCCGGATTGTATTTTATGATTCAGGACACTACCAAAGCAAAATTTCACTTGAGCAATGGTTTACGTTTAAACTTCGACAATTACATCTTAATCGAAGATTTATTTCCGGTGGTTTGGTCAAAAAAAACAGTTAAAAACTATATTGAAAAACATAGAAAACAATAA